GCATCACCAAGTAGTGACTCGGCGATGTCATGGTCAAAGCTAATATCCATAGAAAAGCCGCGTTGATTATCACTACACAGAGCACTAACGAGAACACCAGGCCCTAAATCGACCTCAAGTTTCCACCAGTAACCGCCATGGTTATCGTAGGTTAACTCCGATGATTTCACGGTAACTTCTATTGATTCTAGGTTTATATCCACGGGGCCGTCTCTAATTCAGCAAATTCGCGCCATTTTACGCGCTTTTGGTCGTATTCATAGTCGTTATTCCACTCACCTTGATCGTAGCCTCGCAAATTATCTTGGTTCAGGGACACCCAGCCCAGTGCGCTTTCTCGTAAGTCTCAGCGGATACATCGCGTTAACTGCAATTATAAATTACAATGGGAGAACTATTACTAAAGAGAGCATCACTATGTCAGCCGAGGAACAAACCCTTTTCAAGGTTATCGAGCAACTACTCGATCTCGCGAATGAAGCGGCAGAGGAAGCTGGCCCAGATTTAGTCAACTCAGCGCTATTGCAGGCCGCTGCGCGCTACAATGCATTTATCGTTGCAGCGAATAGCGATGATCTTCGCGACGAAAAACCGAGCGCCGTCAGCTACCTGGTAACACGTTATAAGGAGATGCTGGCTGACAATATTGATGACTTTATTGAAAACCCATTGCCAAAGGTAGAACTGGATGACTAAACCTTATCTCAACACCGGTCGTTACCGCCACTACAAAGGTGGCGAATATGAAGTGATAGACGTAGTAAGGCATTCTGAAACTGAAGCATGGCTGGTACTTTACAAACCACTTTACGGTGACGAATGTTTATGGGTAAGACCTTACGAGATGTTCTTAGAGTCAGTGGAGATAGCCGGGGAGAGGGTTCCTCGATTCAGTGAGATTCTGTCTGTTTAGTGAAGAGTGATTCATAGAGGCGGCGGCTTTCAAGTGGTCGTCCACCT
This window of the uncultured Umboniibacter sp. genome carries:
- a CDS encoding DUF3144 domain-containing protein; its protein translation is MSAEEQTLFKVIEQLLDLANEAAEEAGPDLVNSALLQAAARYNAFIVAANSDDLRDEKPSAVSYLVTRYKEMLADNIDDFIENPLPKVELDD
- a CDS encoding DUF1653 domain-containing protein, encoding MTKPYLNTGRYRHYKGGEYEVIDVVRHSETEAWLVLYKPLYGDECLWVRPYEMFLESVEIAGERVPRFSEILSV